The Erigeron canadensis isolate Cc75 chromosome 1, C_canadensis_v1, whole genome shotgun sequence genome segment CCCAATCATGCTCTTCAGCAACCAGACCTTTGCCTGGTGTTTTGGCTtcttcagtttcagccattttggctttgagctgataatacttgttcctgtattcatcagcagatttagatGAGTTAGTTTTTGGAGCAGCAGGAGTTGGGATAGAAACCCTGCACTCTTTCTGAaagtggccttttctgccacatttccagcattcttcctgtgatttatccacaggagacttatatggagcaaccgacttacggttgttccatttcctggagtacttcTTTCCAGCGATTAAGGCAAATTCCACAAAATCACTGAACATTTCTTGtttctcttcagcatcaagctctTCAACAAGAGCTTGAAAGGATGCTGGAAGAGCAGAGGTGCTGGCACCATCATTGGAATAGATGGGCTCAGTAGAGATGAAAGCAAGAGGGTCAGTTAAAGGGTTTGCAGAAGTGCTAGTCGCAGAACAGGAGCTAGCTTGTCTCCTAGATTCTGCAGAGGCtctaatgttttgagccaaggctttctcttcaaattgaagagtgccaaacaattcctcaagatccagttcttgaatctttttagtAGTACGGAGGATTTGTCTTAGATTCTGCCATTTGAGAGGGAGAGAATCGATGAACTTGTGGCATACCTCAAAATTGTCATGGGTAATACCAACatttgtcatgtcattgagcaaccctttgaaccgggtatatgtgccctcgagactttcatcaggaagacaaaagaaattttcataggcACGTTTTaggtcaattttcttggttttaatcaaGTCAGCTGACCCTTCATAAGTGCTCACTAGTCTTTCCTAAACTTCTTTTGAAGTGGGGAAtttaatgactagtttcatcaccTCAGTGGGAAGAGTGGTGATGatcatatttttcaatcttGAGTCAAGATTGACGAGCTTTCGCTCTTCTTCAGTCCATTGGACTTCTGGCTTTACCAGATCAGTCACAATTTCAGGAGCATCTGGTGTAGCACCTGgtgtcctttggacatacatggGTATGTAAGGACCTTCATTTAAGATGGTCATAAGATATGGTTCTACACCCACTATGTGTAGTAACATTCGTTCCTTCCATGAGCCAAAGTCTTTTGACTCCAATTTTGGAGGAATAGagacgtaaccaaagtcacgcgtGTTAACCAGAGTGGGTACAGACgacatcctttttttttttaaaaaaagaaaattttaagatttaaatcgtaaagacaataatgtaaacacaagaggcaaacagatcttgttccaataatttaggAACCTGGCTCTAATACCACTTGAAGGTCCAGGAATGCACTACTTGTGTTTGATTAACTAACttgtaagataaatatgaaataacaagaatagagatgagaagtaaagaactttgttcagttatatgtatttcaaactaaacgatgaaaacatggatggttgtttaacaacaacaataaacagaaaaatatgttaagtttttgaacacacaaaaacttaacaaataactaaagagaataaagtaaaaattgtggaaccccccccccctcgaatggtggctaggtcaagtgattccttttataggcaggtaaggaatcacatgactaccctagtaaatgttgacacatgaaggttgtcaactatctattggtggatcattcagatctgcagaggtctctttccttcatcttgtttgtttccaaaaacggtatgaaagagaaactccattgcacagaagtagtacaaggtcacatgacTTCATCTTGAtttttcaacacgtgtccttgggaacattcttctattcttcaaattcccgctcatatttgacttacaaatactggacgatgagtcattgaacatatcctttagactttgaagatagatcATGCTTGCAGATGTGTGTGctcgctgagagctcgctgaatgagtcactcgctgagtccctcagcgaatcTCTGATCCAACAAAAACACGCACACATACAGGACAGGAACCCTTCTTCCTTAAATATTTAAGGATACAAGCTGTGTGGAACTTATGTAAACAAGGAAGTGCTAGCATGCAGCTCTCTTGACAGATCGTACAGTTGTCCCCATCCTCAAGGGTCTTCAAAAAAGCTTCTGAGACAGGTGGTGTAGGTTGATCCGCAGGTAACATTGCGGCCCATTTTTCATTTTGGTAGCCTTGAGAAGGCATCCGAATCTGGTAAAGTGGATATTCTGTTTCAATATGGTAGCCCTCTGAATTAGTAATATGTATCAAGACAAAAGGACGTTTTTCTCCATCAACAATAGCAAAAGTCTCATCCATGATAAATTAAGTAGCTAGCATCTTGTCCACCTCGACATGATCAAAGTGAAAGTCGGGTCTGGCACGAAGAAAAATCTGCCTGATACATATAAACATTTGCTTAACAAACTAGAATCGAACATGGAACACACAATTTACTTAACACTGACTTGAAGGAATATGCAAACTCTAGATAAAACCTtcgtataattatatatatgtgcatgCAGATTATGGCTTAGTTGCAACAGAGAATGCAACACATTAGTAAAACTAACCTATCAGGCACTTCATCCTTAAATATTTCAACAATCAAGAGCGATGAAACTAATTCAACTATGACTCTTTACTTTTAACTAGATTAACTCTATAAGATTGTCCTTGAAGAACTCAAGACTCTGTTCATAAGACCACACACGTCGGTAGGACCAGAACTTTTCCATAGTGTTAGTACACTGTTATCTGTAGTAATCCTATACAAAGCATGGAATGCATTTGTATAGTTTCATGAAGCTGATTTACATGATAAAACTCCTTTAGTTTATCATTAGaacaaagcaaaaaaaaaaaacggataTGCTAGAGATACTTGTATATACGACAAATTTGTATATCAACAAAAACGAAATCAATGGTTTCGACTAAAACTTACAATCTTACATAAAGATGATTCAAAACTATGAAGTTCCTTCAATTTA includes the following:
- the LOC122586198 gene encoding E3 ubiquitin-protein ligase SDIR1-like, encoding MDETFAIVDGEKRPFVLIHITNSEGYHIETEYPLYQIRMPSQGYQNEKWAAMLPADQPTPPVSEAFLKTLEDGDNCTICQESCMLALPCLHKFHTACILKYLRKKGSCPVCVRVFVGSEIR